The genomic window tcccaaaatgtacctgtgagagaataaatgattttccaaaaaatagtagcacataatttttgttttcttttcatcgtgttaaatttttttgtataaaaaataacaaaaaagaatgtgatatatctgaaaaatagtttttcctttatctcagtaaatatttatttgtaaaacaGTCCCAAAAGTGCTTTCAAACTGGCTTCATAatattcgtctacatctggtttgaatttttagcccacatgtcctgttTTTGGGGACCAGCTTCATAGAAGCCCCCCGAGGTAATAAGGGAAATAATTAGGAATTCATGTCTAATGGCACTTTTTCAACTATACTCACCTCTACAACTGACAGACAGATagtgacagacagaaacacagacggCTGGACCCTTTACCTTGTTTTGTTCCTTTCCTCTCTTTCTCAGAGCTTTGATGCCCAAGACGACAGAGCTGATGGTGATGCAAAGCTCCAGAACTGACAGGATGATCAGCAAAATATAGATGCTTTTCATGAGCATCTAGTAAAACACAAATACCAGAATCAACTTGAAGACCTTTGCACACATTGATTGAAGAAGAAATTGTGCAAGATTctagaattcttttttttttttatttttcaataaatACCTGTAGGATAATTTTTGAAACATCAGGAATACACCTAGTTTGGAAAGGTGAGTTTTGGTTTCCTTACCATAATCAGATGTTGGCCTTCCTCACATTTCTTAATCATGATCTGTAGCTCAGGGGATTCAGTGGCCATCGTACTATAGCGACTGCTGTATCCCCAGTATCTTGTCCCACATGGTGAGAAATTATACCACCATGGTATGTCAAGGTAAAAAATGTAGAGAGCAATGGCTGTAATGGAGAAACCTATTCCTATCAGATTCAGAATCACATTGAAGATGACCTGAAATAAAAGATACAAAACCATCACAGGCATTAAAACCACCCAGCAGAAGTGGACCTGCAACTATAAAACATTTACATGGTATAATAATAattgtatgtatgtagtatgacTAGTAGGAAGAAAAGAATAACACAGACTAATAAATTAAACAAGTTCTCATCAGTTTATGGGCATGTTATAAATGAGCCTGTTATAAAACTGAACCACTCACCAGACATGGACTGGGGAACTTCTCTGACAAAATGCACATGATGCCAAAGAAAATGAActggaaaaaagatttaaatgaTTATTCcttcaaaaaacaaaattttgttAACACTTTTAAATTCCAAATATAAATACAGAACAGAATTAAAAAGGTATCGTCAGCTTGTTTACCAGACTTCCAAGCCAAAAGGGAAACACCGGAGCCCACCAAGAGTCATCAAGGCAGATGAAGAGGATGGTTCCAAAACCAATGTTCAGTATTCCAACCATGACCTGCAAAGCCTGTAAAAGGGAGAACATTCACTGTATTATAACTCAGAAGATGTTAGTTTTCTTGTTGGTAATTtagttctattattattattattattattattattattattattatatacatatgCTGGCCATGaagtgaatgttcatttctctaccataagccgtcTCCAAAGGCGTTTCAGAGAATTTGGCAGTACATCCAACCAACCTCACAACCACAGACCACATGTAACCACACCagcccaggacctccacatccAACATCTTCATCTCCAAGATCGTCTGAGACCATCCACCCAGACAGCTGCTGCAACAATCGGTTTGCATAACCAAAGAATTTCTACACAAACTGTCAGAAACTGTCTCAGGGAAACTCATCTGCATGCTCATTGTGCTCATTGGGGTCTTGACCTGACTGCAGTTCGCAGTGGGCAAATGCTCACATTCGATGGTGTCTGGCACTTTGGAAAAGTGTTCTCTTCATGGATGAATCCCGGTTTTCCTTGTACAGGCCAGATGGCAGACAGTGTGTAAGGCGTGGTGTGGGTGAGCTGTTTGCTGATGTCAAGGTTGTGAATGGAGTGGCCCATGGTGGCGATGGGGTTATGGTATGGGCAGGTGTATGTTATGGACGAACACAGGTGCATTTTACTGATGAGACCCCATGACCTGATTATAAGACACAATGTTGTGCCATTCATCCATGACCATCACCTCATGTTGCAGCAGGACAATGCATGACCCCATGCTGAAGGATCTGTACACAATTcctggaagctgaaaacatcccagtTCTTGTATGACCAGCAGACTCACTGAACATGTCTGCCACTGAGCATGTTTGGAATGTTCTGGATCGGCGTATAGTGGACCAACATCCCATAGACCACAATCAACAACCTGATCAATTCTATGTGAAGGAGCTGTGTTGCATGCATTGCATGGGGCAAATGGTGGTCACAGCAGATACTgattggttttctgacccccccagCACAgtaaaactgaatattttagggtggccttttattgtggccagtctaagggtgtattcacacctaccacgtttgatccggaccagagttcatttccccagaaagtccagactttttttaagtgtgaatacaccctaagacacacctgtgcaataatcctgctgtctaatcagcctCTTGAGATGCCAcatctgtgaggtggatggattatctcagcaaaggagaagtgctcactaacacagatttagacagatttgtgaacaatatttgagaaacaggccttttgtgaacatagaaaaagtcttagatctttgtgttcagctcatgaaaaatgtgtgtgtatctatatatatataagcatatagatataaatatacagATTATCCATCCTGCAATATATGATAATTagctatttattattgtttattatcaCTAATACTGTATTTTTACTGCTTTGCTACTTGTTTCTACTTGTACTCTCCAATGTGCAATCACCTGtctttttcactactgttttttttttttttttttctttaaataggtATTATGTTACTGCTTTcctgtggtatttcttgtgtgtgtacatttctTGTGGTGCTGcgattggaacctcaatttcttgAGGGCtgtgcccaaaggatcaataaagctcTATCTAATCTAACCCAGTGTATATGTAGaaatgtctaatctaatctaatctaatctaatctaatctaatctaatctaatctaatctaatctaatccacttGATCACTGACAGGTGAAGTGGTGATGTTGTTGATTATCTTGTTCCAATGGGACAATAATGACTGACCCCCAGGACTGACTGAGACGTTCCCTGGAGCCTCCGAAGGGGCTGAGACACAGAGCAGCACACAGGGCTGTAGCAGAGACCCTTGAACATCTGACACAGTGGAGGACAAGCACtgttggggtcagaggtcaatgtGAAGACGGTGACCCCGTCTGCCTTCGCCATGGTCACAGACATCCTGTCAACTCCTGGAAACTGAAGGAAACAAGAGGATTTATACACTGAAAAATATGACAAGTTGATCTTACTTAATCAAATCTAAGAAACTGGCTGCACTCAGAACAGGCAAGTAAACATGGTCATTATTTTAAGTTCAGTTTACTTCATATCTACTAGTTAAGTTCATTTAATTTACTTGAAACTATCAAGTATAATAAAATTGATCTTTCTAAGTATTCTACTTAAATGACTGAAGAAAGCACAACAAAGATGAATTAGTTAGTTATTTTTATGCAAACAAAACACCATAACAGCAGCACACATACATGTAAGCAGTACATGGGTAATTTTGTGCAGTTAGGCAAGAACAGAGGTAGAAAAGGAAGTGAAGGAAATGGAACATTTAAATAGCTTTAAAGTCACTTGGAATGGATCTCTGTttagttttggggtgtttttcatGAGAGTCTCTCATCATGAGAGATAAGAGAAAGGCCTTCTCCAAGGGAGAGGCTGAAAGCTTGAGGACAAGTAGGATTTCCAAACTAGAATGAGGAAGGCCACATCGCCTTGTGgtgtttcaaaatggccgctcCAAGAACAGGTGTTCTGATTACACCTTCAACCACATAGGTGGAAGAGTCGGGAGGTCACACTACTTGATGGAAAGCTTCCACCTTCACATGCAGTCCTGTAGCTGCTAGGAAGTCCAGTAGAGCTTTTACAGCGTAGTCCTGTCCCTGAGATGGGCTGGTAAGTGTTTTCAAATCAGCAGCATCTCCAGGATTTGCCGCAACTCTTTCCCAAAGTTCTAAGCGCTGCATTTCATTCATCAGACACTCCAGTAGAACATACTTTACACTTTGATCCTGTTTGCAGTGCACACACAGCCCATCAGGATGGTCCCCCACTTTCACTAGATCACAGACAAGACCACAATGTCCTAATCTTAATCTAGTTAAAATTACCACTGCTTTCCTGACATTTCCAGTGTGTACTTGTTCAGGATTGACATTTGGTTTGATAGAAATGTAATGGTGCCCTCTACTGTCCCTTTCCCACAGTTCCTGTCAGACAAAACACTTTTTAATAACTCACTTCCATTCAA from Sphaeramia orbicularis chromosome 16, fSphaOr1.1, whole genome shotgun sequence includes these protein-coding regions:
- the LOC115435639 gene encoding membrane-spanning 4-domains subfamily A member 15-like; amino-acid sequence: MSVTMAKADGVTVFTLTSDPNSACPPLCQMFKGLCYSPVCCSVSQPLRRLQGTSQSVLGALQVMVGILNIGFGTILFICLDDSWWAPVFPFWLGSLFIFFGIMCILSEKFPSPCLVIFNVILNLIGIGFSITAIALYIFYLDIPWWYNFSPCGTRYWGYSSRYSTMATESPELQIMIKKCEEGQHLIMMLMKSIYILLIILSVLELCITISSVVLGIKALRKRGKEQNKSSEVPEHYKELLEDATTNATV